The Desulfurococcus sp. genome has a segment encoding these proteins:
- a CDS encoding isoaspartyl peptidase/L-asparaginase → MVKALVLHGGAGSWRDERIRVKAEEVVGECTRRAWSVLESHDSSLDAVVEAVKCMEDSGYLNAGYGSTLDLLGNRSLDAGLMTSTGLLGAVAAVRNVRNPILLARIVAEETPHILLAGDEAEMLARLKGLPPLPPPPQHVVERYVEAVKRLLGGEVKGEYYRRIQEFISKHANIYFKLVRGVLDVFDTVGAVAVDGKGVLAAATSTGGVTLKIPGRVGDTPIPGAGFYASRNIACSATGIGEYIVRSMPCLRLDMEVSDGIGVEEAVKRVMSYVESSVGLDTLGFIGVNSDGRILYAFNTEAMLVGYTRDGRDIRVASTHPAKIVIV, encoded by the coding sequence ATGGTTAAAGCCCTAGTTCTCCACGGTGGCGCCGGTAGCTGGAGAGATGAGAGAATAAGAGTTAAAGCTGAGGAAGTTGTAGGCGAGTGCACTAGAAGAGCGTGGAGCGTACTCGAGAGTCATGATAGCTCCCTGGACGCTGTGGTCGAGGCAGTTAAATGCATGGAGGACTCAGGCTACCTTAACGCTGGCTACGGTTCTACACTCGACTTGCTTGGGAATAGAAGCCTCGACGCCGGGCTTATGACGTCAACTGGGCTGTTAGGTGCTGTAGCAGCTGTAAGAAACGTGAGGAATCCTATACTGCTCGCTAGGATTGTAGCCGAGGAGACACCCCACATCCTACTAGCTGGAGATGAAGCTGAGATGCTTGCAAGATTAAAGGGGCTTCCACCGCTACCTCCACCTCCACAGCACGTGGTTGAAAGGTATGTTGAAGCTGTTAAACGTCTTCTAGGAGGCGAGGTTAAAGGGGAATACTATAGGAGGATACAGGAGTTCATCTCAAAGCACGCTAACATATACTTCAAGCTAGTTAGAGGAGTGCTGGATGTATTCGATACTGTTGGAGCAGTAGCTGTTGATGGCAAGGGGGTACTCGCAGCTGCAACAAGTACAGGAGGAGTCACCCTTAAGATACCTGGGAGGGTAGGGGATACACCTATACCAGGAGCCGGCTTCTACGCATCCAGGAATATTGCATGTAGTGCTACAGGTATCGGGGAGTACATTGTGAGATCAATGCCCTGCCTAAGACTAGACATGGAGGTGTCAGACGGGATTGGAGTAGAGGAGGCAGTTAAAAGAGTAATGAGCTACGTGGAGAGCTCTGTTGGATTAGATACCCTTGGCTTCATAGGTGTTAATAGTGATGGGAGAATACTCTACGCCTTCAACACTGAAGCTATGCTAGTCGGATATACAAGGGATGGAAGAGATATACGGGTTGCATCAACTCATCCAGCTAAGATAGTGATAGTATGA
- the prs gene encoding ribose-phosphate diphosphokinase: MLKALVLGNYSEGVRIARSLGVEVVGLTEKFFPDGEQYLRINEPREVDGEVVLVISTMYPMQDQAFTKLLIAADAVARSNASEVVGVVPYIAYSRQDKEFMPGEPVSALVVLNALKTAGYSKIFTVDFHSNSLLSLTQSFLVNIHISDLLVKALAEVVENPVVIAPDKGALERARLAAESISADYDHLVKLRDKVSGEVSYTPREVSVNGRDVILVDDIISTGGTIAEASRILLAQGARRIYVAASHGLLVGDALTRIANAGVKRIVLANTLGVRIQDPLVQYIDVSDRIAAVIREVLGV, encoded by the coding sequence GTGCTTAAAGCCCTAGTCTTAGGGAACTATAGTGAAGGAGTAAGAATAGCTAGAAGCCTCGGCGTAGAGGTAGTTGGGCTTACAGAGAAGTTTTTCCCTGATGGAGAGCAGTACTTGAGGATCAATGAGCCGAGAGAAGTTGACGGGGAAGTAGTCTTAGTGATATCAACCATGTATCCAATGCAAGATCAAGCCTTCACTAAACTGCTTATAGCTGCGGATGCAGTGGCTAGAAGCAACGCCAGCGAAGTGGTGGGGGTTGTACCGTACATAGCTTACTCAAGGCAGGATAAAGAGTTCATGCCAGGTGAGCCGGTTTCAGCTCTAGTAGTCTTGAACGCTTTGAAGACGGCAGGCTACAGTAAGATCTTCACTGTAGACTTCCATAGTAATAGTCTTTTAAGCCTCACCCAGTCCTTCCTCGTTAACATCCACATCTCAGACCTCCTCGTTAAAGCTCTAGCGGAAGTGGTGGAGAACCCTGTGGTTATAGCACCTGATAAAGGCGCCTTAGAGAGGGCTAGGCTTGCAGCTGAAAGCATTAGCGCCGACTACGACCACCTAGTTAAGCTTAGAGATAAGGTTAGCGGGGAGGTCAGCTATACTCCTAGAGAGGTAAGTGTTAACGGTAGAGATGTAATACTAGTCGACGATATTATAAGCACCGGTGGGACTATTGCAGAGGCTTCTAGAATACTCTTAGCACAAGGTGCTCGAAGAATATACGTTGCAGCCTCGCACGGCCTGCTTGTAGGTGATGCTTTAACAAGAATAGCTAATGCTGGAGTCAAGAGGATTGTGCTAGCTAATACTCTAGGCGTGAGGATTCAAGACCCCCTAGTACAGTACATTGATGTATCCGATAGAATAGCTGCAGTTATTAGAGAAGTATTAGGAGTTTAA
- a CDS encoding ROK family protein — MAAGEPRYIAVDLGATKIRVAICSRSRILDKKVIPTPRTGGSEIIAETIASLVRSEWGNKLKDINAVGVASIGPLDLKRGVVVKPPNLPLLREIKLLEPLREMLGVRVYVVNDAVAAAWGEKHFGSGGSVRNLLYVTLSTGVGGGVIVDNHLLLGKKGNAHEIGHIVVDYNSDLRCGCGGYGHWEAYAGGGNLPRVARWLLGKNPELYKGSKLAERITRGEEVTSIDIFAYYRSGDPLSLKTVELFIKATGAGLASAINSYDPELVVIGGGVFLNNTDILLEPITAETLRNIVTEPPLIKPTSLGDDVGVYGALAIAVNPPPELVDIQGV, encoded by the coding sequence GTGGCGGCGGGTGAACCCAGGTATATAGCTGTGGATCTAGGTGCAACAAAGATTAGAGTAGCTATCTGCAGTAGAAGCAGGATACTCGACAAGAAGGTTATCCCGACACCGAGGACAGGAGGTAGCGAGATCATAGCTGAAACCATTGCATCACTAGTAAGAAGCGAGTGGGGGAATAAACTAAAGGATATTAACGCCGTCGGGGTAGCATCAATAGGGCCACTGGATTTAAAGAGAGGTGTAGTGGTTAAACCACCCAACCTACCCTTACTCAGAGAGATAAAGCTACTGGAGCCTCTGAGAGAGATGCTCGGAGTAAGAGTATATGTTGTTAACGATGCTGTTGCAGCAGCATGGGGTGAAAAGCACTTTGGATCCGGGGGTAGCGTGAGAAACCTGCTATACGTGACTCTGAGTACTGGTGTCGGTGGAGGAGTAATCGTAGATAACCACCTGCTTCTAGGTAAGAAGGGGAATGCCCACGAGATAGGCCATATAGTAGTCGACTACAACTCGGATCTTAGGTGTGGCTGCGGGGGCTACGGTCACTGGGAGGCTTATGCTGGAGGAGGAAACCTGCCTAGGGTTGCAAGATGGCTTCTCGGGAAAAACCCCGAGCTGTATAAGGGGAGCAAGCTAGCCGAGAGGATCACTAGAGGAGAGGAGGTGACCAGTATAGATATATTCGCGTACTACAGGAGTGGTGATCCCCTCTCATTGAAAACCGTGGAGCTCTTCATTAAAGCTACAGGAGCAGGTCTTGCCTCAGCTATAAACAGCTATGATCCAGAGCTTGTAGTGATTGGAGGAGGCGTCTTCCTCAATAATACTGATATACTACTAGAGCCTATCACAGCTGAAACTTTAAGGAATATTGTGACAGAGCCTCCATTAATAAAGCCGACAAGCCTCGGCGATGATGTAGGAGTCTATGGGGCTCTAGCTATAGCCGTGAACCCCCCACCGGAACTAGTGGATATTCAAGGTGTCTGA
- the amrS gene encoding AmmeMemoRadiSam system radical SAM enzyme codes for MKFSLELPWVKEADLWEPLGDGRVRCNLCSRRCIIVSGAYGACGVRYNYNGRLYTLVYGLLTAANPDPIEKKPLMHFNPGSCVFSISTAGCNFYCKFCQNWVLSQTRRGSIFGKLYEPWEVVEEALREGCEGISYTYNEPTIFFEYMYDVAKLAKDKGLYNTMVTNGYMTPEAVRKLGRLMDAATVDFKASGNREFYRKYMGVPDPSPIYENILEMKKQGWWIEVTNLVVPRVGDRVEDTKRLAEWIASNLGEETPFHLLRFHPDFLMQDLPPTPVETLEEHVKVAREAGLKHVYIGNVWGHPFENTYCPRCGSLVVRRAGFTIIEWKLREDFKCPVCGYKLNFTGKPYTSRRRFYW; via the coding sequence TTGAAGTTCTCACTAGAGCTACCGTGGGTTAAAGAAGCTGACCTATGGGAGCCTCTGGGAGATGGAAGAGTACGCTGTAATCTCTGCAGCAGGAGATGTATTATTGTTTCTGGAGCCTACGGAGCTTGCGGTGTCAGATACAACTATAATGGAAGACTCTACACTCTAGTCTACGGGTTGCTTACAGCAGCAAACCCCGATCCTATTGAGAAAAAACCTTTAATGCACTTCAATCCAGGCTCCTGTGTATTCTCGATTTCAACGGCAGGATGCAACTTCTACTGCAAGTTCTGCCAGAACTGGGTTTTAAGCCAGACTAGACGTGGAAGCATCTTCGGTAAACTCTACGAGCCATGGGAGGTAGTCGAAGAGGCACTCCGCGAGGGGTGTGAGGGGATAAGCTACACGTACAACGAGCCCACCATCTTCTTCGAGTACATGTATGACGTAGCTAAGTTGGCTAAGGATAAAGGATTATACAACACAATGGTCACCAATGGATACATGACACCTGAAGCTGTGAGGAAACTAGGCAGGCTAATGGATGCTGCAACAGTAGACTTTAAGGCTTCAGGCAACAGAGAATTCTACCGTAAGTACATGGGGGTACCTGACCCCAGCCCTATATACGAGAATATTCTAGAAATGAAGAAGCAGGGATGGTGGATCGAGGTGACAAACCTAGTAGTACCTAGAGTAGGGGATAGAGTCGAGGATACCAAGAGGCTCGCAGAATGGATAGCTTCAAATCTAGGTGAGGAGACACCATTCCACCTTCTAAGATTCCACCCAGACTTCCTCATGCAGGATCTACCGCCTACACCAGTGGAGACACTTGAAGAGCATGTTAAAGTAGCCCGTGAAGCCGGGCTTAAACACGTGTATATCGGGAATGTATGGGGCCATCCATTCGAGAACACATACTGCCCGAGATGCGGCTCCCTGGTTGTTAGGAGAGCAGGTTTTACGATAATTGAGTGGAAGCTTAGAGAAGACTTCAAGTGCCCTGTCTGCGGCTACAAGCTTAACTTTACTGGTAAACCCTATACATCTAGAAGAAGATTCTACTGGTGA
- the metG gene encoding methionine--tRNA ligase, which yields MEVFYITTPIYYPNASPHIGHAYTTVFADVMARFNRLIGNRVFFLTGNDEHGLKIQRVAEKAGKNPQEFVDEMAEVYKRYWRMLDISNDYFIRTTDPRHEKAVQEAFNYIYSKGLIYKARYGGYYCVDCEKYYSPGEYALVEGKPYCPIHNKPLEYLEEDTYYFKLSEFKEYLLDVLENKDIVYPPQYAGEVASKIRNEGLKDISVARPVERVRWGIPVPFDRNYVIYVWFDALMNYLSGVGYLDDKENLKVYWPSAHHVIGKDILWFHTAVWFSILKALDLPPPRKVIVHGYLVNKGLKIGKSTGNVISIEELVARYHSSDGVRYLLSRIFNMDKDSEVSFELFDSIYNSELADTYGNLARRVGILAMKKMNGRVYRRSIDKPVVDIVEENVNAYIDAMKSFEVSKALEHAMNIARYANQYINEVKPWEKSNPSRELYVLLELIRTVATLLYPFTPNASLKLASSFGFEVRNPLKLDLGGVERYTVADAPILFRKVREEGSSGGG from the coding sequence ATGGAGGTATTCTACATAACTACGCCGATATATTACCCTAACGCCTCTCCCCATATAGGTCATGCCTACACAACAGTATTTGCTGACGTCATGGCTAGATTTAACAGGTTAATCGGCAATAGAGTATTCTTTCTAACCGGTAACGATGAGCATGGATTGAAGATTCAGAGGGTTGCCGAGAAAGCTGGCAAGAACCCCCAGGAGTTCGTTGACGAAATGGCAGAAGTCTATAAGAGATACTGGAGGATGCTGGATATCTCTAACGACTACTTCATCAGGACAACGGATCCACGCCACGAGAAAGCTGTGCAGGAAGCCTTTAACTACATATACAGTAAGGGGCTGATATACAAGGCTAGGTACGGGGGATACTACTGCGTGGACTGCGAGAAGTACTACTCGCCTGGAGAATATGCTCTCGTGGAGGGTAAACCCTACTGTCCAATACACAATAAGCCGTTAGAATATCTCGAGGAGGATACATACTACTTCAAGCTATCAGAGTTCAAGGAATACCTGCTGGATGTACTAGAGAACAAGGATATCGTGTACCCCCCTCAGTACGCTGGAGAGGTTGCATCAAAGATCAGGAATGAGGGTTTAAAGGATATCTCAGTGGCTAGACCTGTTGAGAGAGTTAGATGGGGTATTCCAGTCCCCTTCGATAGAAACTACGTGATATACGTCTGGTTTGATGCACTCATGAACTACCTCAGCGGGGTAGGTTACCTTGATGACAAAGAAAACCTTAAAGTCTACTGGCCCAGCGCCCACCATGTGATTGGAAAAGATATACTATGGTTCCATACAGCTGTATGGTTCTCGATCCTAAAAGCCCTCGACCTACCACCTCCAAGAAAAGTAATTGTTCACGGGTACCTGGTAAACAAGGGTTTAAAGATAGGGAAGAGTACTGGAAACGTTATATCGATCGAGGAGCTCGTAGCAAGATACCATAGTAGCGATGGAGTTAGATACCTGCTTTCAAGAATATTCAACATGGATAAGGATAGCGAGGTATCCTTCGAGCTCTTCGACAGCATTTACAACAGCGAGCTAGCCGATACCTACGGGAATCTAGCTAGAAGAGTTGGAATACTCGCAATGAAGAAAATGAATGGAAGAGTATACAGGAGAAGTATTGATAAGCCGGTAGTAGACATTGTAGAGGAGAATGTAAACGCTTACATTGATGCAATGAAGAGCTTCGAGGTCTCTAAGGCGCTTGAGCACGCTATGAATATAGCTAGATACGCTAATCAGTACATTAACGAAGTGAAGCCGTGGGAGAAGTCTAATCCTAGCAGGGAACTCTACGTGCTATTAGAGCTGATTAGAACTGTTGCAACCCTCCTCTACCCGTTCACACCTAACGCTTCACTAAAGCTAGCTTCATCCTTCGGCTTCGAGGTGAGAAACCCGTTAAAACTGGATCTTGGAGGCGTGGAGAGGTATACTGTCGCAGATGCACCAATACTCTTCAGGAAGGTGAGGGAGGAGGGTAGTAGTGGCGGCGGGTGA
- a CDS encoding ribonuclease Z, which yields MNTRLFFLGTGAAIPLSRGLPCIAVKIDSNIYIFDIGEGCQHRMLKAGLSPLKVKAVFVTHPHGDHYLGLPGLIQTMRLSSRIEELRLLLPSGLEDYFKTLVEKGLLKPGFQVIVNPLASGEVYRDAKIAVKAFPVCHGVEAFGFRIEAGRRTICYTGDTMPCSTVIDNCKGVDVLIHESTFTSHMSEEAHEEYHSTARDAALIALEAGVSSLVLTHISSRHSDEEILWDALRFFYNTIVARDMMALYF from the coding sequence TTGAATACTAGACTGTTCTTCCTCGGTACTGGTGCTGCAATCCCGCTTTCAAGAGGGCTTCCCTGCATAGCCGTGAAAATCGACTCTAACATCTACATCTTCGATATCGGTGAGGGATGCCAGCACAGGATGCTTAAAGCCGGCTTAAGTCCTCTTAAGGTTAAAGCAGTCTTTGTGACTCACCCACACGGAGACCATTATCTCGGGTTACCCGGGCTCATCCAGACAATGCGGCTCTCAAGTAGAATAGAGGAGCTCAGACTACTGCTTCCAAGCGGGCTCGAAGACTACTTTAAAACTCTAGTTGAGAAAGGGCTCTTGAAGCCGGGATTCCAGGTTATCGTGAACCCGCTTGCCAGCGGCGAGGTCTACCGTGATGCGAAAATAGCTGTAAAAGCCTTTCCAGTATGCCATGGCGTAGAAGCCTTCGGCTTCCGTATCGAGGCGGGGAGAAGAACTATCTGCTACACGGGGGATACTATGCCCTGCAGTACCGTTATTGATAACTGTAAAGGAGTTGATGTATTGATACATGAGTCTACGTTTACAAGCCATATGAGTGAGGAAGCCCACGAGGAATACCATTCTACCGCTAGGGATGCAGCTCTAATAGCACTAGAAGCAGGTGTATCATCACTCGTGTTAACTCATATAAGCTCAAGGCATAGCGACGAGGAAATCCTGTGGGATGCCCTTAGATTCTTCTATAATACTATAGTAGCCCGGGATATGATGGCCTTATACTTTTAG
- a CDS encoding HAD hydrolase family protein: protein MKCTRVIAVDVDGTLIPILVDFDALRERIRSELGLNHELKPLGLALSKLPLPGEVEQRAWEIIEEAELNAVLLLDSEAVRENVEKVKELALNGFKIIIATNRSLRTLLPLIEKLGLTGYISESVTRDYSIDRIQQLVYLKEKYGELVFIGDTVYDEEASRKADVSFIRVNSYKELAGVLGELEKLCRETC from the coding sequence ATGAAGTGTACTAGAGTAATAGCTGTAGACGTGGATGGAACACTCATACCAATCCTAGTAGACTTTGATGCTCTCCGAGAGAGAATTAGGAGCGAGCTAGGATTAAACCACGAGTTAAAGCCGCTTGGACTCGCGCTTTCAAAACTCCCTCTACCAGGCGAGGTTGAGCAGAGGGCATGGGAGATAATTGAGGAAGCCGAGTTGAATGCAGTACTGCTCTTAGACTCTGAGGCTGTTAGAGAGAACGTAGAGAAGGTTAAAGAGCTAGCATTAAATGGTTTTAAGATCATTATTGCAACTAATAGAAGCCTTAGAACACTATTACCGTTAATTGAGAAGCTGGGTTTAACAGGCTACATTAGTGAAAGCGTTACAAGAGACTACTCTATTGACAGGATTCAACAGCTAGTTTATCTGAAGGAGAAGTACGGCGAACTAGTGTTCATAGGTGATACAGTGTACGATGAAGAAGCCTCCAGGAAAGCCGACGTCTCCTTCATCAGGGTTAACTCCTATAAGGAGCTTGCAGGTGTTCTAGGAGAACTAGAGAAATTATGCAGGGAGACATGCTAG
- a CDS encoding radical SAM protein gives MGYEIVITTDRTMMSNHHGKEFLGFVATGPPIGMPESLWLALAAPKVKVDKEGRPREAPYGMRKIEAVLVDAGFNAAIVDPDHIAKHIDSMRILMLSHHDYFAYGPPSSEWWSITGLEPVNRRSFIRFMESPAVRKAKAKGVKIIAGGPAAWQWLYEPELMEKWGVDTVVDGEGEKIVVELVEKALRNEPLPRYVYVGVDNAPGVNEIPVIKGASVNGLVEIMRGCPRGCKFCSVTLRPLRFIPLDKILAEVDVNLKAGLKGIILHSEDVLLYHADGVKPRPEPILKLHKEVLDRIGGKRSLAWSHASLAAVKYAEDNYKLISKLMSELVLNEHRRFLGVEVGIETGSVRLAREIMRAKASPYPVESWPKVVEDAFAIMHENMIIPAATVILGIPGETPSDVMETVELIERLKPYRSIIVPMFFVPMGALKQNKWFMREHLKREHIDALLAMFNHTIYWAEEIVNRFYFNEPYHMPLKALLKYFMRYVKKRVKKYMGKLEEMIKS, from the coding sequence TTGGGCTACGAGATAGTCATAACAACCGATAGAACAATGATGAGTAATCATCACGGCAAGGAGTTCCTGGGCTTCGTGGCAACAGGCCCGCCGATAGGGATGCCTGAATCACTATGGCTGGCTCTAGCAGCACCGAAGGTTAAAGTCGACAAGGAGGGAAGGCCGAGGGAAGCACCATACGGGATGAGGAAGATTGAAGCTGTATTAGTTGATGCAGGCTTCAATGCCGCTATAGTGGACCCGGATCATATAGCTAAGCACATTGACTCCATGCGTATATTAATGTTAAGCCATCACGACTACTTCGCCTATGGGCCTCCAAGTAGTGAATGGTGGAGTATAACAGGCTTAGAACCCGTGAATAGGAGAAGCTTTATAAGGTTCATGGAGAGCCCGGCTGTGAGAAAAGCGAAAGCAAAAGGTGTTAAGATTATAGCTGGAGGTCCAGCAGCATGGCAGTGGCTTTACGAGCCGGAGCTAATGGAGAAATGGGGGGTGGATACTGTAGTCGACGGCGAAGGCGAGAAAATAGTTGTTGAACTCGTGGAGAAAGCCTTGAGAAACGAGCCGCTACCACGCTACGTTTACGTGGGGGTTGACAACGCCCCCGGCGTCAACGAGATCCCGGTTATAAAGGGTGCCAGTGTTAACGGGCTGGTTGAAATCATGAGAGGGTGTCCGAGGGGATGTAAGTTCTGTAGTGTCACGCTGAGGCCTCTTAGATTCATTCCTCTCGACAAGATCCTAGCTGAAGTAGACGTAAACTTGAAAGCCGGATTGAAGGGTATCATACTTCACAGTGAGGACGTACTATTATATCATGCAGACGGTGTTAAACCAAGACCAGAGCCCATATTAAAGCTTCACAAGGAAGTACTCGATAGAATAGGCGGTAAGAGAAGCCTAGCATGGTCTCATGCAAGTCTAGCTGCAGTGAAGTACGCTGAGGATAACTACAAGCTGATATCAAAGCTTATGAGCGAGCTAGTGCTAAATGAACATAGAAGGTTCCTGGGAGTCGAGGTTGGAATAGAGACTGGAAGCGTGAGGCTGGCAAGAGAGATTATGAGGGCTAAGGCTTCACCCTACCCAGTTGAAAGCTGGCCCAAGGTAGTGGAGGATGCCTTTGCAATAATGCATGAAAACATGATTATACCGGCGGCAACAGTCATCCTTGGGATTCCAGGTGAAACACCCAGCGATGTCATGGAGACAGTAGAGTTGATTGAGAGACTTAAACCCTACCGTAGCATTATTGTTCCAATGTTCTTTGTGCCTATGGGTGCTTTAAAACAGAACAAGTGGTTTATGCGCGAGCATCTTAAACGAGAGCATATAGATGCACTGCTAGCAATGTTCAACCACACAATCTACTGGGCTGAGGAAATAGTGAATAGATTCTACTTTAATGAACCATACCACATGCCGCTTAAAGCACTCTTAAAGTACTTCATGAGGTATGTGAAGAAGCGTGTTAAAAAGTACATGGGGAAACTAGAAGAAATGATTAAAAGCTGA
- a CDS encoding AAA family ATPase, with protein sequence MLYILVAGMPGSGKSIVAEAARELGLPVYTMGDVVREEALKRYGVVSPELMVSLSRELRSSYGDTIIAIKTIERIKGEREVVVIDGVRSLAEVEEFRKHGRVVIIAVHASPETRFKRLLKRGRPGDPGSYKEFAERDRTELEFGIGNVIALADYMIVNESSIEEAKAKALELLRMLVKAHGESDS encoded by the coding sequence TTGCTCTACATACTTGTCGCGGGGATGCCTGGCTCAGGTAAGAGTATAGTGGCTGAGGCTGCCAGAGAGCTCGGCCTCCCAGTGTACACTATGGGTGATGTAGTTAGAGAAGAGGCTCTCAAGCGGTATGGAGTAGTTAGCCCCGAGCTCATGGTATCGCTTTCGAGGGAGCTACGGTCATCCTACGGGGATACCATTATAGCTATTAAAACTATTGAAAGGATTAAGGGGGAGCGTGAAGTAGTAGTTATTGATGGCGTGAGAAGTCTTGCTGAAGTAGAGGAGTTCAGAAAGCATGGTAGAGTGGTGATAATAGCTGTTCACGCGTCGCCTGAGACAAGGTTTAAGAGGCTTCTTAAACGAGGGAGGCCGGGTGATCCAGGCTCATACAAGGAGTTTGCTGAACGAGATAGAACAGAACTGGAGTTTGGTATAGGTAATGTAATAGCTCTAGCAGACTACATGATTGTAAATGAATCCAGCATCGAGGAAGCTAAAGCTAAAGCTCTCGAATTACTTAGAATGCTGGTGAAAGCTCATGGTGAAAGTGACAGTTAG
- a CDS encoding ATP/GTP-binding protein: protein MPYFIVVLGTAGSGKTSLTSMLQTYLESHELDAATVNLDPAVETLPYTPDVDIRDYVDAREVMRKTGLGPNGALLASIDMLLANIHELEELVWSLKANYIVIDTPGQMELFAFRDAGPIVLESIIKDAKAVSLYLMDSTYLLKGSNAFSALLLAASTHARLGYPQVNVLTKIDVLNSGELERILESLSDPEALSSDIAREKQASLIWDESEISVLLEKLLVFDVVPVSNVSGEGFDSLYAAIQRVLAGGEDYLTEEPNPVL, encoded by the coding sequence ATGCCTTACTTCATAGTGGTTTTAGGGACAGCTGGAAGTGGCAAGACCTCTCTGACCAGCATGCTTCAAACATATCTTGAATCCCACGAGCTCGACGCTGCAACAGTCAACCTGGATCCAGCTGTAGAGACCCTACCATACACGCCCGACGTGGATATCAGAGACTATGTGGATGCAAGAGAGGTCATGAGGAAGACGGGTCTCGGCCCGAATGGAGCTCTACTAGCCTCTATAGACATGCTGCTAGCCAATATACATGAGCTTGAAGAACTAGTATGGAGTCTTAAAGCCAACTACATAGTAATCGATACGCCTGGGCAGATGGAGCTCTTCGCGTTCAGAGATGCCGGTCCAATAGTCTTAGAATCAATTATTAAAGATGCTAAAGCGGTCTCATTGTACTTAATGGATTCAACATACCTGCTTAAGGGATCCAACGCGTTCTCGGCTCTATTGCTCGCTGCATCAACTCATGCTAGACTAGGGTACCCGCAGGTGAATGTTCTAACAAAGATAGACGTTCTTAATAGCGGTGAACTAGAAAGAATCCTGGAGTCCCTGAGTGACCCTGAGGCTCTTAGCAGTGATATAGCCCGCGAGAAGCAGGCTAGCTTAATATGGGATGAATCCGAGATCTCAGTGCTCCTTGAAAAACTACTAGTATTCGATGTCGTCCCGGTCTCCAATGTTTCAGGCGAAGGCTTCGACTCCCTCTACGCTGCGATACAGAGAGTACTTGCCGGCGGTGAAGACTACCTAACCGAGGAGCCTAACCCTGTCCTCTAG
- a CDS encoding TRM11 family methyltransferase — MKTRVSYFLLRGDNEALAIGELKALLDVYDCRPRRLQCYTMVCIVHHECNSIEEKIVGRAGFIKEAGILVALDNPYNPSLNVNNAIEKGARVHASILKKGVEEDEARKYTSYLAERYGLKIEGGRGRLRVLFTDGIAIIGVKTAEQDTRGLYERSKLKPYKRSISLTPEISRLLVNLARAREGMVLLDPFAGTGSILVEAGLMGIRAIGVEIDADIARGMEENLRFYNINAIPVVGDSSEIEATVVDAIATDPPYGRGASTHGYSQAVLLKKFIEKAWTTLRSGGYMSFMTPLHLEDLVDEVLCKSEFMSIARYYQYVHGGLTRVIYVVEKIEY, encoded by the coding sequence ATGAAAACTCGAGTCAGCTACTTCCTCCTACGGGGAGATAATGAGGCTCTTGCTATAGGAGAGCTCAAAGCACTACTAGACGTATATGACTGCAGGCCTAGGCGCCTGCAGTGCTATACTATGGTCTGCATAGTGCACCACGAGTGCAATAGCATAGAGGAGAAAATCGTGGGGAGAGCAGGCTTCATTAAAGAGGCTGGCATTCTAGTAGCATTAGACAACCCGTATAATCCATCTCTAAACGTTAACAACGCTATTGAAAAAGGGGCTAGGGTACACGCATCTATATTGAAGAAGGGAGTAGAAGAGGATGAGGCTAGAAAGTACACCTCATATCTCGCTGAGAGATACGGGTTGAAAATAGAGGGGGGCAGAGGGAGGCTTAGAGTATTATTCACAGATGGTATTGCAATTATAGGAGTAAAGACAGCTGAACAGGACACTAGAGGATTGTACGAGAGAAGCAAGCTTAAACCATACAAGAGGAGTATATCACTAACTCCTGAGATCTCTAGGCTACTCGTGAACCTAGCTAGAGCTAGAGAAGGCATGGTGCTACTAGACCCCTTTGCAGGCACAGGCAGCATACTCGTTGAGGCTGGTTTAATGGGTATTAGAGCTATAGGAGTGGAAATAGACGCGGACATCGCCCGGGGAATGGAGGAGAACTTGAGATTCTACAATATCAATGCTATCCCAGTAGTAGGCGATTCCAGCGAGATAGAGGCTACAGTTGTCGACGCTATAGCAACAGACCCGCCATACGGGAGAGGGGCTAGCACACACGGGTATAGTCAGGCAGTATTACTGAAAAAGTTCATTGAGAAAGCATGGACTACTCTTAGAAGCGGAGGATACATGAGCTTTATGACCCCGCTACACCTAGAGGATCTAGTAGACGAAGTGCTCTGTAAGAGTGAATTTATGAGTATTGCTAGATACTACCAGTATGTTCACGGAGGGCTAACTAGAGTAATCTACGTGGTGGAGAAGATTGAATACTAG